In Rhodoferax sediminis, the sequence GTGGCTGCGGCACACGCTGTGGCACAAGGAGGGCAACCGCCTGAGCTACAAGCCGGTCCAGATGAAGCCGCTCACCGTTGACAGCATTGCGCTGAAAACCCGCACCTTCTGACCCGCGCGAAACCGCACCGACCAAGACACCGGAGAACAACCCCATGACCAAGCGCACTTTCCAGATTTACCGCTACGACCCGGACAAGGACGCCCGGCCCTACATGCAGACCCTGGAGGTCGAACTCGACGGCCACGAGCGCATGCTGCTGGACGCCCTGATGAAACTCAAGGCGCAGGATCCCGGCATCGCCTTTCGCCGCTCCTGCCGCGAAGGGGTGTGCGGCTCGGACGCCATGAACATCAATGGCAAGAACGGCCTGGCCTGCCTGACCAATATGCGCACCCTGAAGGACCCGATCGTGCTCAAACCGCTGCCGGGCCTGCCCGTCGTGCGCGACCTGATCGTGGACATGACGCAGTTCTTCAAGCAGTACGACTCGATCAAGCCTTACCTGATCAACGACACCGTGCCGCCCGAGAAGGAGCGCCTGCAAAGTCCCGAAGAGCGCGAAGAACTCAACGGCCTGTACGAGTGCATCCTGTGCGCCAGCTGCTCCACGGCCTGCCCCAGCTTCTGGTGGAATCCCGACAAGTTCGTCGGCCCCGCGGGTCTGCTGCAGGCCTACCGTTTTCTGGCCGACAGTCGCGATCAGGGCACGGCCGAGCGCCTGGACAACCTGGAAGACCCGTACCGCCTGTTCCGCTGCCGCACCATCATGAACTGCGTGGACGTGTGCCCCAAGGGCCTGAACCCGTCTCTGGCCATCAACAAGATCAAGGAAATGATGGTCTCCCGGGCCACCTGAGCGGGGCCTGGAATGCATATGGCGAACGAGCGCTTGGATGAGCGGGCCTTGAGCAAGCTCAAGTGGCGCTGCCGCCGCGGTTTGCTGGAAAATGACATCTTCATCGAACGGTTTTTCAACCGGTATGAGGAAAGCCTGACCATCCGGCAAGCCCAGGGGCTCGGTGCTCTAATGGATCTCAGCGACAACGACCTGCTGGACCTGCACCTGTCACGCAAAACCCTGGCCCAGGTGAGCCCGGAACTGGATCGCGCCGACGTGCTCGAAGTATTGAATCAATTACGAGATAACCGCTGAAAGGGTAAAAAATGAAACTAGCTGACAACAAAGCCACCCTGTCGTTTAGCAACGGCAGCCCGAGCGTCGAGTTACCGGTGTACCAGGGCAGTGTGGGACCGGACGTGGTCGATATCCGCAAGCTGTATGCCCAGACCGGCATGTTTACCTACGATCCGGGCTTTCTGTCCACGGCGGCCTGCCAGTCGGCCATCACCTACATCGATGGCGACAAGGGTGAGTTGCTGTACCGCGGCTACCCGATCGAGCAGTTGGCCGTCAACTGCGACTACATGGAAACCTGCCATCTGCTGTTGTACGGGGAGTTGCCCACCGCCGCCGGCAAGAAGGACTTCTCGCGTCTCGTGACCATGCACACCATGGTCAACGAGCAGATGCAGCTGTTCATGCGCGGCTTCTTCCGCAGCGCCCACCCCATGGCCATCATGACCGGCCTGGTCGGCGCGCTGTCGGCCTTCTATCACGACAGCACGGATATCACCAACCCCGAGCACCGCGAGATCTCCGCGATCCGACTGATCGCCAAGATGCCCACCCTGGTGGCCATGGCGCACAAGTACACCGTAGGCCAGCCCTACATGTACCCGCGCAACGACCTGAGCTACTCCGCCAACTTCCTGCACATGATGTTTGCCACACCGTGCGAGGAATACAAGGTCAGCCCGGTGCTCGAGCGCGCCATGGACCGCATCTTCACGCTGCATGCCGATCACGAACAGAACGCCTCCACCTCCACCGTGCGCCTGTGCGGCTCGTCGGGCACCAATCCGTTCGCCGCGATCGCGGCCGGCGTGGCCTGCCTGTGGGGCCCCGCTCACGGCGGCGCCAATGAGGCCGCCCTCAACATGCTGGAAAACATCCAGAAAAACGGCGGCGTCGAGAAAATCGGCGACTTCATCAAGCAGGTCAAGGACAAGGACTCCGGTGTCAAGCTGATGGGTTTTGGCCATCGCGTGTACAAAAACTACGACCCGCGCGCCAAGCTGATGCAGGAAACCTGCAAGGAAGTGCTGAAGGAAATGGGGCTGGAGAACGACCCCCTGTTCAAGCTGGCGATGGCGCTTGAAAAGATCGCCCTGGAAGACGACTATTTCGTCTCGCGCAAGCTCTACCCCAATGTCGACTTCTACTCGGGCATCGTGCAGCGCGCCATCGGCATCCCGGTGTCGCTGTTCACCGCGGTCTTCGCGCTGGCCCGCACCGTGGGCTGGATCGCCCAGCTCAACGAGATGATCGGCGACCCCGAGTACAAGATTGGCCGCCCGCGCCAGCTGTTTACCGGCGCGGTCAAGCGCGATGTGCAGCCGATTGCCAAGCGCTGAGGGACCCTGCGCCTGAACCGGCCGGCACGCACACGGCCCCCGATTCACAGGCCTGGAGCCCGCTTCGTGCGGGCTTTTTCATGCCTGCCTCTTCAAGCAGGCAGGCATCGCGAACCGCGACGGCAAATCAGCCTGTAAAGGGTGAAAATACAGCTCCATCGCCAACCGCGATGACAAAGGGCCGGAATCCACCTTCCGGCGCTTTTCCATGAAACCCACCGAACGCAACTTTGCCCGCCGCATTGACCTGACCTCGCTGCAACTTTTTGTGGCGGTGTGCGAGCTCGGCAGCATCGGCCGGGCCGCCGAGCGCGAATTCATCGCCGCCTCGGCCGTGAGCAAGCGGCTCAGCGATCTCGAGGCCACTCTGGACACGCCGCTCCTGTACCGCCACACGCGCGGCGTCGACCTGACGCCGGCCGGCGAGAGCCTGCTGCACCACGCGCGCTCGGTGCTGTTCAGCCTGGAAAAAATGCAGGGCGAACTCAGCGAGTACGCCGACGGCGTGCGCGGCCACGTGCGCGTGCACGCCAACATTTCAGCCATCGTGCAGTTCCTGCCCGAAGACCTGGGCACCTTCGTGCGCAAGCACGAGCAGGTCAAGATCGACCTGGAAGAGCATCTCAGCATGGACGTGATCCGTGCCGTGCAGGAAGGCGCCGCCGATCTGGGCATCTGCAACACCGCTGTAACAGGCAGCAGCGGCCCGGGCGAGCTGCAAACGCGGCCCTACCGGCATGACCGTTTGGTGCTTATTGTGCCCAAAGCCCATGTGTTGTCTACGCTTTCAGCTATCAATTTTATAGAAACACTGGATTTTGACCATGTCGGCCTGCACGCCACCAGCTCGATCTACCTCGCCATGCGGCAGGCCGCGGCGCAGGCCGGGCGCACCATCCGGCTGCGCATCCGCGTGACCGGGCTGGACGCCATGTGCCGCATGATCCACAACGGCCTGGGCGTCGGCGTGATTCCACAGCGCGCCTTCGAGTTGATGCAGGGCGTGGGCGATCTGGCCTGCGTGCCTTTGAACGACGACTGGGCGCTGCGCCAGATCGACCTGGTGGCGCGCGACTTCGCCACCTTGCCCGTCACCGCGCGCCTGCTGGTCGAGCACCTCGGCGCGCGCGCCGCGCCACAGCCATAAAATCACTTCAGCCACAAGGAAACTATCCCATGGGACGCACTCTCTACGACAAAATCTGGGACGAACACGTCGTCCACACCGAGGAAGACGGCACCGCCATCCTCTACATCGACCGGCATCTGGTGCACGAAGTCACCAGCCCGCAGGCCTTCGAAGGCCTGCGCCAGGCGGGCCGCAAGGTCTGGCGCGTCAGTTCCATCGTCGCGACGGCCGATCACAACACGCCCACCACCGGCTGGGAACTGGGCTACGACGGCATTACCGATCCGATCAGCCGCGAGCAGGTCACCACGCTGGACCACAACATCGCCGAATCGGGCGCGGCCGCCTACTTTCCCTTCCTCTCCAGACGCCAGGGCATCGTGCACGTGATCGGCCCCGAAAACGGCGCCACCCTGCCCGGCATGACGGTGGTCTGCGGCGACTCGCACACCTCGACCCACGGCGCGTTCGGCGCACTGGCGCACGGCATCGGCACCAGCGAGGTCGAGCACGTGCTGGCCACGCAAACCCTGCTGGCGAAAAAGGCCAAAAACATGCTGGTGAAAGTGAACGGCACGCTGGCGCGCGGCATCACCGCGAAGGACATCGTGCTCGCCATCATCGGCAAGATCGGCACCGCCGGCGGCACCGGCTACACCATCGAATTCGGCGGTGCGGCAATTCGCGCGCTGAGCATGGAAGGCCGCATGACCGTGTGCAACATGGCCATAGAAGCCGGGGCCCGCGCGGGGCTGGTGGCCGTGGACGAAAAAACCATCGCCTACCTGAAGGGCCGCCTGCTCGCGCCCACCGGCGTCGAATGGGACCAGGCCTGCGCCTACTGGGCCACGCTGCAGTCCGATGCCGACGCCCGCTTCGACACGGTGGTCGAACTCGACGCCGCCGACGTCACGCCGCAGGTGACCTGGGGCACCTCGCCCGAAATGGTGCTGGGCATCGATGGCCGCGTGCCCGACCCGGACAAGGAAAAAGACGCCAACAAGCGCGGCGCGATCGAACGCGCGCTGACCTACATGGGCCTGGCGCCCAACAAGGCCATCGGCGACGTCTACATCGACAAGGTCTTCATCGGCTCGTGCACCAATTCGCGCATCGAAGACATGCGCGAGGCCGCGGCCATGGTGAAAAAACTGGGGCAAAAGGTCGCGAAAAACGTCAAGCTCGCCATGGTGGTGCCGGGCTCCGGCCTGGTCAAGGAACAGGCCGAGCGCGAGGGGCTCGATGCCATTTTCAAGGCCGCCGGCTTCGAATGGCGCGAACCGGGCTGCTCCATGTGCCTGGCCATGAACGCCGACCGGCTCGAGCCCGGCGAGCGCTGCGCCTCCACCAGCAACCGCAATTTCGAGGGTCGCCAGGGCACCGGCGGGCGCACCCACCTGGTCAGCCCCGCGATGGCCGCCGCCGCCGCGGTGCATGGCCATTTTGTCGACATCCGCCGGTTTTCCTGAAGCTTTGCGGGGCAGACCAAGAATTGCGGAGCAATTTTGCTCTGCCCTCAACTGACTAGAGATAGACAAACATCATGCAAAAATTTACCGTACACAAGGGCCTGGTGGCGCCGATGGATCGCGAAAACGTCGACACCGACGCGATCATCCCCAAGCAGTTCCTCAAATCCATCCGCAAGACCGGCTTCGGCCCGAATCTGTTCGACGCCTGGCGCTACCTGGACCCCGGTTTTCCCGGCCAGGACCCGGCCACACGCCGGCCGAACCCCGACTTCGTGCTGAACCAGCCACGCTACCAGGGCGCGTCCATCCTGCTGGCGCGCAAGAATTTCGGCTGCGGCTCCTCGCGCGAACACGCCCCCTGGGCGCTGGATCAGTACGGCTTTCGCGCCATCATCGCACCCTCTTACGCCGACATTTTTTTCAACAACTGCTTCAAGAACGGCCTGCTGCCCATCGTGCTGAGCGAGGCGCAGGTCGGCCAGCTGTTTGACGAAGCCGCGGTTTTCCCCGGCTACACGCTGACGGTGGACCTGGCGCGCCAGGTCGTCATCAAGCCGCAGGGCGAAGAGTTGCCGTTCGACGTACAGCCGTTTCGCAAGCATTGCCTGCTGGGCGGCCTTGACGACATTGGCCTGACGCTGCTGCAGTCCGACAAGATCCGGGCCTTCGAAGCCCAGCGTTTGGCACAGAAACCGTGGCTAGCCCATACCACGCTTGCACAGTAAGCTACCAATTTAATAGTAATCAAAGAAAAACCGAATAAAACCATGAAAATTGCAGTACTGCCGGGTGACGGCATCGGGGTTGAGATCGTGGCCGAAGCCATCAAGGTGCTGGAAGTCCTCGATCTCCCGTTCGAGATGGAATCCGCACTGGTCGGCGGCGCCGCCTACGAAGCCCATGGCCACCCGCTGCCAGAGTCCACGCTCAAGCTTGCCAAGGCCGCCGACGCCATACTGTTCGGCGCCGTGGGCGACTGGAAATTCGACAAGCTGGAGCGTGCGCTGCGCCCCGAGCAGGCGATTTTGGGCCTGCGCAAGAACCTGGGCCTGTTTGCCAATTTCCGCCCGGCCATTTGCTACGAGCAGCTGGTCGGCGCATCCAGCCTGAAGCCCGAATTGATCGCCGGGCTGGACATCCTGATCATCCGCGAACTGACGGGTGATATTTATTTTGGCCAGCCGCGTGGTCGCCGTACCGCCGTCGATGGCCACTTCCCCGGTGCCGAGGAAGCCTTCGACACGATGCGCTATTCGCGCCCGGAAATCGAGCGCATCGCGCACGTCGCGTTCCAGGCGGCGCGCAAGCGCAGCAAACGCGTCACCAGCGTGGACAAGGCCAACGTGCTGGAAACCTTCCAGCTCTGGAAGGACGTGGTCACCGAGGTCGGCCGCGAATACCCCGACGTGGCGCTCGACCACATGTACGTGGACAACGCGGCCATGCAACTGGTCAAGGCGCCCAAGAAGTTCGACGTAGTGGTCACCGGCAACATGTTTGGCGACATCCTGTCGGACGAGGCGGCGATGCTGACGGGCTCGATCGGCATGCTGCCCTCGGCCTCGCTGAACGCCAGCAACCAGGGCCTGTACGAACCCAGCCACGGCAGCGCGCCTGACATCGCCGGCCAAGGCATCGCCAATCCATTGGCTACAATATTGTCTGCTGCCATGATGCTCCGCTTTTCACTCAACCAGCCTCAGGCTGCCGACCGTATCGAGTCGGCGGTGAAGGACGTGCTCGTCTCGGGCTTGCGCACCGCGGACATTTATTCCGATGGCACCACCAAGGTGGGAACCCGTGAAATGGGTGACGCGGTGGTCGGTGCCATTACCAAGAAGACAACCAAAGGCTGACTCGGCCCGGTTCGTCACGCCTTCCCGGCTCGACGAGCCGGGCGACCAAAACCATTGGGAACCCGGCCTGCCGCAAATGGCCGCCGTGGATTCCAAAGTGATTTGAAACGAAAGGGGCGATGTGATGAAGGTTGGTAATCTCGTAGGGTTGGTGGGCTGGCGCGGCATGGTCGGCTCCGTGCTGCTGGACCGGATGCAGGCGGAAGGCGACTTCGGTCTGATCGAGCCGGTGTTTTTCTCGACCTCCAACGCGGGCGGAAAAGCCCCGGCGCAGGCGAAGAACGAGTCCACACTCAAGGATGCGCACGACATCGCCGCGCTCAAGAAGTGCGACATCATCATCACCGCCCAGGGCGGTGACTACACCGCCGAGATTTTCCCCAAGCTGCGCGCGGCCGGCTGGAACGGTCACTGGATCGACGCCGCCTCCACCCTGCGCATGAAGGATGACGCCATCATCATCCTCGATCCGGTGAACCTGCCGGTCATCAAGAGCGCGCTGGCCAGGGGCGGCCAGAACTGGATCGGCGGCAACTGCACGGTGAGCTGCATGCTGATGGGCGTGGGCGCGCTGTACAAGGCCGGTTTGGTCGAGTGGATGACCGCCATGACCTATCAGGCCGCATCTGGCGGCGGCGCCCAGCACATGCGCGAGCTGCTGACCCAGTTCGGCACCCTGAACCACGAAGTGCGCGCCCTCTTGGACGACCCCAAGTCGGCCATCCTGGAGATCGACCGCAAGATCCTGGCCCGGCAGCAGTCGCTGTCCGCCGCCGAGACCGCCCACTTCGGCGTGCCGCTGGCCGGTTCGCTGATTCCCTGGATCGACAAGGATCTGGGTATCGGGAAAAACCCGGACGATGCCGAGTGGGGCATGAGCAAGGAAGAATGGAAGGCCGGTGCCGAGACCAACAAGATTCTGGGCCAGGGCGCCGCATTCGGAACACCGCACACCCCCGTGGACGGCTTTTGCGTGCGCATCGGCGCGATGCGCTGCCACAGCCAGGCGCTGACCTTCAAGCTCAAGAAAGACGTCCCGACCGCCGACATCGAGGCCCTGATCGCCGCCGACAACGCCTGGGTCAAGGTGGTGCCAAACACGCGCGAGGCGACCATTCACGACCTGACGCCGGTGGCGGTGACCGGCACGCTGGGCATCCCGGTCGGGCGCATCCGCAAGCTCGCGATGGGCCCTGAGTACGTGGGCGCTTTCACCGTCGGCGACCAGTTGCTCTGGGGCGCCGCCGAGCCGCTGCGGCGCATGCTGCGCATCCTGCTGGACGCCTGAGTCGGGGACCGGCCGCCAACAGTGGGCGCAGAGCCCCGATGGCAGCCGTTGTCGTTTGGCAACAACCCTCTGCACATAAGTGTCGACTAGTTGTGTGCGCACAGAGCTAAAAACTGGTCTCGCCTTGTCAGGCTAAGACATTGATGTTACTGTCAAATTTCAGTATTAAGTACTTAGGCGTTCCTCCCAATGATGCGAAAAAAATTGCCTGCTGACCCAGTCTTTGCTGCCCAAAAATTAATGAGAAAGTCATGCGGCTGGCAGGCGGGCGCCATCGCGGCCGCCATCGCCGTGTCTTTTGGTCTGGCCGCCACCGACGCCCACGCGCTGGCGCTGGGTCGTCTCACGGTCCAGTCGGCCCTGGGTGAGCCGTTGCGGGCCGAAATCGACATTCCGGACATCAATGCCGAAGAAGCCGCCAGCCTGCGCGCCACCGTGGCCTCTCCCGATGCCTTCAAAGCGGCCGGGCTCGAATACAACGCCGCCGTTTCCCGCTTGCAGATCAGCCTGCAGCGCCGCCCCGATGGGCGCTCTTACTTGAGCCTGCGCAGCGATCGCGCCGTCAACGACCCGTTCATCGACGTCATCCTCGAAGCCAACTGGTCGACCGGGCGCATCGTGCGCGACTACACGATGCTGTTCGACCCGAACCTGACGCGGCAACTGGCTCCGGTTCAGCCAACGGCGCCCCAGACTTCTGCCGCTGCCATGCCGCCGGCTCCGGCCATGGCGGCACCGTCAGCGCGCCGCGCGCCAAGCCGCCCCGCGCCGGCGCCGCGCGCTACGAGTCCGGCGCCGTCGGGTGCCGGCAACCAGGTAACGGTGAACCGGGGCGACACGGCCGGCAGAATTGCGGCCGCCAACAAGCCGGACAATGTGTCGCTGGACCAAATGCTGGTCGCCCTTTTGCGGACCAATCCACAGGCCTTCATTGCCGGCAACGTGAACCGGATCAAGGCTGGTGCGGTGCTAACGCTGCCCGATGCGCAGCAGGCTTCCGCCACGCCGGCGGGTGAGGCGCAAAAAACCATCATCGCGCAGAGCCGGGATTTCAACGAATTCCGCCACAAGCTGGCCGAGGGTGCACCCACCATGCAGATGGCGGCAGCAGACCGCAAGGCCGGCGGCCAGTTGCAGGCCAATGTCGAAGAGAAAGCCCCCGCCGCCACTTCACCGGACAAGCTGACGCTCTCCAAAGGAGCGGTGCAGGGTAAGGCGGCCGAGGATAGTACGCTCGCCGCCCGCAAGGCCAGGGATGCCGAAGCGCGCGTGGCCGAACTGTCAAAAAACATCACCGAACTGAGCAAGCTGGAAGCGGCCTCGACCGCCGCCGGCTCGGCACCCGCCCTGGCCGCCAGTGCCGCAACGGGTGGTGTGGCGGTCGCCGCCGGTGAGGCCAGCACGGCCGCTTCGGCCGCAGCAGCCGCTACGGCGGCCTCCGAAGCAGTGGCACCCGTGGCCGCTGCCGCCAGCGCTGCGGCAGCGCCGGCGCCTGCCGTGGTCGCATCGGCTCCGGCCCCCGCCAAGGTGGCGCCTACACCGGCGCCCGAGACCAGCTTCATGAGCGAACTGCTCGACAACCCCCTGGCTCCGGTGGCTGCCGGCGGCCTGATCGCCCTGTTGGCAGGCTTTGGCTTCTACCGGGCACGCCAGCGCAAGAAGGCGGGCCCGGTGGACAGCTCCTTTCTGGAGAGCCGCCTGCAACCCGACTCGTTCTTCGGCTCCAGCGGTGGCCAGAGCGTTGACACCACCAAGGCGGCAGTGCCCAGCTCGTCCATGGTGTACTCCGCCAGCCAGCTCGATGCCGCGGGCGACGTCGACCCCGTGGCCGAGGCCGATGTGTACCTGGCCTATGGCCGTGACCTGCAGGCCGAGGAAATCCTCAAGGAAGCCATCCGCACCAACCCTTCGCGCGTGGCGATTCATGCCAAATTGCTGGAAATCTATGCCAAGCGGCGTGATGTCAAGACCTTCGAGTTGGTCGCCACCGAAGCCTACAATCTGACGGCGGGCGAGAGCCCCGAGTGGGAGCAGATCTGCAAACTCGGGCAGGATCTCGACCCGGCCAACCCTCTGTACCAGCCCGGCGGCCATCCGCCCGCGCAAGACGGCGCACCGGCTTTCGGCAAGGCGCCCGTCAACGACATGGTCAGCACCATGCCGCGCACCCTGCAGCCCGCGCTGTCCCAATCGCCGGTGCCCCTCGATCTTGACCTCGACTTCTCGGCCGACGATGCGCCAGCGCCGCCCACGGCAAGCCGGCCCGGCCTCGGTGTGGACGACGTGGTGCCGCACATGCAACCCGCAGAGCCAACAGTCACCATCAATGCCCCCACATCGGCATCGGTACCGCTGGACATGGATTTCAGCGCTGCCACGTCCGGCCTTCAGCACTCGGTCGCCGCCGCCGATGCTGCGCCGGTACATGACTCCGGCATGATCGAGTTCGACATGAATTCGCTGTCGCTGTCGCTGGATCTGGACGCCGCGCCGGCCGATGCTGCCCTGCTCGCGTCCCATGAATCCGCCCATGAACCCATCCATGACCCGCTGGCCACCAAACTGGCGCTGGCCGAAGAGTTCCGCGCCATTGGCGATTCGGACGGCGCGCGCGCGCTGGCCGAAGAAGTCATTGCCCAGGCATCGGGCAGCCTGAAGGCCCGTGCCCAGCAGCTGATTGCCGAGCTCCGCTGACCGTGGACGCGCCCGCTCTTCTTTCAGCCCCGTCGTGGTGAGGCTGGCGTTAGGCATCAGCTACAACGGACAGGCCTACGAGGGCTGGCAAAGCCAGCTCTCGGGCCGTACGGTTCAGGACAAGCTCGAGACCGCTCTCGCTCGCTTCACCCAGACGCCCGTCTCCACACTGTGCGCGGGGCGCACCGATGCCGGTGTGCACGGCCTGATGCAGGTGGTGCATTTCGACACTACATTGCAGCGTGAAGCCTTCTCGTGGGTGCGCGGCACCAACACCTACCTGCCCCCGGACATCGCGGTGCAATGGGCACACGAGGTGCCCGACGCGTTCCATTGCCGCGCCAGTGCTATCGCCCGGCGCTACGCTTACGTGCTGCTTGAGTCGCCGGTTCGGCCCAGCGTGGAGGCGGGACGCGTCGGCTGGACCATGTATCCGCTCGATGGGGATGCGATGCGCCTGGCGGCCCGGCAGCTGGTGGGCGAGCATGACTTCACGTCGTTCCGGGCCTCGGCCTGCCAGGCCAGATCGCCCGTTAAAATCATGAACAGCATCGAGATTCAGCGGCGCGGCACGACTCAAGCCGCGTACTGGCGCTTTGAATTCGAAGCCAATGCGTTCTTGCACCACATGATCCGCAACATCATGGGCTGCCTGGTCGCAATCGGCCAGGGCCGGCAGCCACCCGACTGGATGCAGACCGTGCTGGCCGCGCGCGACCGCGATGCCGCCGCCCCCACCTTCTCGCCCGATGGGTTGTATTTTCTGGGGCCGGTGTACGAAGACCGCTGGGGCCTGCCGGCCCGTGCGGCTGCGTATGATTGGCTTCCATGACCACCCAACAGCGCTCCACACGATCCAGCTTCGGCGACGTCGGGCCGCCCCAAGGCGCGAAGGCCCCCTCGGGGGCAGCGCAGCACACGCAGTGGCAAGCGTGGGGGCTCAGCGCACCAGGATCAAGATCTGCGGCCTGACGCGTGAGCAGGACGTGGATGCGGCCGTGGCCGCCGGGGCCGACGCCGTGGGCTTTGTGCTATACCCGCCCAGCCCGCGTTATGTCACGCCCGCGCGCGCGCTGGAGCTGGCCCGGCGCCTGCCGCCGTTTGTCACGCCCGTACTGCTTTTCGTCAACGAGAGTGCTGCGAAAATAATAGCGACCTGCCAAGATATACCGGGGGCTACAGTTCAATTTCATGGTGAAGAAACGCCCGGGGACTGCGACCGCATCGCGCGCCCCTACCTCCGTGCCGCGCGGATTCCGCTGGGCGCAGCGGCGGCAGGCTTTGACCTCGTAAAATACGCCCAAGATTATTCAAACGCCCAGGCCATCCTGCTCGACGCCCATGTCGACGGCTATGGCGGCGGCGGCAAGGCATTCAATTGGTCACTTTTGCCTCCAAGCGTCAACGCTCACCTCGTCTTGAGTGGTGGGTTGAATGCTGCCAACGTGATCGATGGCATCTTGCAGGTCAGGCCGCGTTGCAGGACGCTGGCCGTTGATGTGAGTTCCGGCGTCGAGATCCACAAGGGGATCAAGAGCGCGGAGAAAATCAACCAGTTCGTTGCCGCCGTGCGCGCGGCCGACGAACAATTTGCAAAGTCAAACCATGTTCCAGTACCAGCAACCTGACCCGACGGGCCACTTCGGGATCTACGGCGGCAGTTTCGTGAGCGAGACGCTGACGCACGCCATCAACGAGCTCAAAGACGCCTACGCGAAGTACCAGCACGACCCCGCCTTCATCGACGAATTCAAATACGAACTCGTGCACTACGTCGGCCGGCCCTCGCCGATTTACCACGCCGCGCGCACCAGCCGCGAGTTGAAAGGTGCGCAGATCTATCTCAAGCGCGAGGACCTGAACCACACCGGCGCGCACAAGATCAACAACGTGATCGGGCAGGCCATGCTGGCGCGCCGCATGGGCAAGCCGCGCATCATCGCCGAAACCGGCGCCGGCCAGCACGGCGTGGCCACCGCCACCATCTGCGCGCGCTATGGGCTCGAATGCGTGGTCTACATGGGCTCCGAAGACGTCAAGCGCCAAAGCCCGAACGTGTACCGCATGAACCTGCTGGGCGCCACCGTGGTGCCGGTCGAATCGGGCAGCAAAACGCTGAAAGACGCACTGAACGAAGCCATGCGCGACTGGGTCGCCAACGTGGACAACACCTTCTACATCATCGGCACGGTGGCCGGGCCGCACCCCTACCCGACCATGGTGCGCGACTTCCAGAGCGTGATCGGCGAGGAATGCCTGACGCAGATGCCCGAGATGACGGGCGGCAGGCAGCCCGATGTGGTGGTTGCCTGCGTGGGCGGTGGCAGCAACGCGATGGGCATCTTCTACCCCTATATTGCGCACGAAGCCACGCGCCTGATCGGCGTCGAGGCCGCCGGCGAAGGGCTGGACTCTGGCCGCCATTCGGCCTCGATCCTGCGCGGCAGCCCCGGCGTGCTGCACGGCAACCGCACCTACCTGCTGCAGAACGAGGACGGCCAGGTGACAGAAACACACAGCATCAGCGCCGGCCTGGACTACCCCGGCGTCGGCCCCGAACATGCCTACCTGGCCGACATCGGGCGTGCCGAGTACGTCGGCATCACCGACGCCGAAGCGCTGGCAGCCTTCCACTACCTGTGCCGCACCGAAGGCATCATCCCGGCCCTCGAATCGAGCCACGCCGTGGCTTACGCCATGAAACTCGCGAAAACCATGCGCCCGGACCAGACCATCCTGGTCAACCTCTCGGGTCGCGGCGACAAGGACATCGGCA encodes:
- a CDS encoding succinate dehydrogenase iron-sulfur subunit, with the protein product MTKRTFQIYRYDPDKDARPYMQTLEVELDGHERMLLDALMKLKAQDPGIAFRRSCREGVCGSDAMNINGKNGLACLTNMRTLKDPIVLKPLPGLPVVRDLIVDMTQFFKQYDSIKPYLINDTVPPEKERLQSPEEREELNGLYECILCASCSTACPSFWWNPDKFVGPAGLLQAYRFLADSRDQGTAERLDNLEDPYRLFRCRTIMNCVDVCPKGLNPSLAINKIKEMMVSRAT
- a CDS encoding succinate dehydrogenase assembly factor 2, whose translation is MHMANERLDERALSKLKWRCRRGLLENDIFIERFFNRYEESLTIRQAQGLGALMDLSDNDLLDLHLSRKTLAQVSPELDRADVLEVLNQLRDNR
- a CDS encoding citrate synthase, with product MKLADNKATLSFSNGSPSVELPVYQGSVGPDVVDIRKLYAQTGMFTYDPGFLSTAACQSAITYIDGDKGELLYRGYPIEQLAVNCDYMETCHLLLYGELPTAAGKKDFSRLVTMHTMVNEQMQLFMRGFFRSAHPMAIMTGLVGALSAFYHDSTDITNPEHREISAIRLIAKMPTLVAMAHKYTVGQPYMYPRNDLSYSANFLHMMFATPCEEYKVSPVLERAMDRIFTLHADHEQNASTSTVRLCGSSGTNPFAAIAAGVACLWGPAHGGANEAALNMLENIQKNGGVEKIGDFIKQVKDKDSGVKLMGFGHRVYKNYDPRAKLMQETCKEVLKEMGLENDPLFKLAMALEKIALEDDYFVSRKLYPNVDFYSGIVQRAIGIPVSLFTAVFALARTVGWIAQLNEMIGDPEYKIGRPRQLFTGAVKRDVQPIAKR
- a CDS encoding LysR family transcriptional regulator; translated protein: MKPTERNFARRIDLTSLQLFVAVCELGSIGRAAEREFIAASAVSKRLSDLEATLDTPLLYRHTRGVDLTPAGESLLHHARSVLFSLEKMQGELSEYADGVRGHVRVHANISAIVQFLPEDLGTFVRKHEQVKIDLEEHLSMDVIRAVQEGAADLGICNTAVTGSSGPGELQTRPYRHDRLVLIVPKAHVLSTLSAINFIETLDFDHVGLHATSSIYLAMRQAAAQAGRTIRLRIRVTGLDAMCRMIHNGLGVGVIPQRAFELMQGVGDLACVPLNDDWALRQIDLVARDFATLPVTARLLVEHLGARAAPQP
- the leuC gene encoding 3-isopropylmalate dehydratase large subunit, coding for MGRTLYDKIWDEHVVHTEEDGTAILYIDRHLVHEVTSPQAFEGLRQAGRKVWRVSSIVATADHNTPTTGWELGYDGITDPISREQVTTLDHNIAESGAAAYFPFLSRRQGIVHVIGPENGATLPGMTVVCGDSHTSTHGAFGALAHGIGTSEVEHVLATQTLLAKKAKNMLVKVNGTLARGITAKDIVLAIIGKIGTAGGTGYTIEFGGAAIRALSMEGRMTVCNMAIEAGARAGLVAVDEKTIAYLKGRLLAPTGVEWDQACAYWATLQSDADARFDTVVELDAADVTPQVTWGTSPEMVLGIDGRVPDPDKEKDANKRGAIERALTYMGLAPNKAIGDVYIDKVFIGSCTNSRIEDMREAAAMVKKLGQKVAKNVKLAMVVPGSGLVKEQAEREGLDAIFKAAGFEWREPGCSMCLAMNADRLEPGERCASTSNRNFEGRQGTGGRTHLVSPAMAAAAAVHGHFVDIRRFS
- the leuD gene encoding 3-isopropylmalate dehydratase small subunit — encoded protein: MQKFTVHKGLVAPMDRENVDTDAIIPKQFLKSIRKTGFGPNLFDAWRYLDPGFPGQDPATRRPNPDFVLNQPRYQGASILLARKNFGCGSSREHAPWALDQYGFRAIIAPSYADIFFNNCFKNGLLPIVLSEAQVGQLFDEAAVFPGYTLTVDLARQVVIKPQGEELPFDVQPFRKHCLLGGLDDIGLTLLQSDKIRAFEAQRLAQKPWLAHTTLAQ